The Peribacillus sp. FSL P2-0133 genome has a segment encoding these proteins:
- the spoIIID gene encoding sporulation transcriptional regulator SpoIIID, whose product MHDYIKERTIKIGKYIVETRKTVRVIAKEFGVSKSTVHKDLTERLPEINPDLANEVKDILDYHKSIRHLRGGEATKLKYKRSEREEEIVK is encoded by the coding sequence GTGCACGATTACATCAAAGAAAGAACTATCAAGATAGGAAAGTATATCGTGGAAACTAGAAAAACAGTCCGCGTCATTGCAAAAGAGTTCGGAGTCTCTAAAAGCACGGTTCATAAAGACTTAACTGAGAGGCTGCCGGAAATTAATCCTGATTTGGCTAACGAAGTGAAGGATATATTGGATTATCATAAATCCATTCGCCACCTTAGAGGTGGAGAAGCGACAAAGTTAAAATATAAACGTTCTGAAAGAGAAGAAGAAATCGTTAAATGA
- a CDS encoding NADH-quinone oxidoreductase subunit M, translated as MNVYLLSLLVFSPLLGIVMVALMPKKEERTIKQFGFFGTLPPLFLSFFLCSQYYSGVALSLFDIKLNWIRFGNLEMYDPKLFTVDFELGLDGLSLIFILLTTIISSLAAIASIYIKKDWKGYYLLFLILEIGMLGVFTAENLILFFIFFEMTLIPAFFLIGRWGFLEREKASYSFLIYNGIGSAVLLVAILILFARTGTTNIAALTQMMTMGGVSLFAPISGSMKYGLCLAFLVAFAIKLPVFPLHSWMVRVHAEAPPSIVMIHAGVLLKIGAYGIIRFGMGIFPEQYKSLAFTIVLFGVLSFLYGAFLALVQTDFKLVLAYSSISHMGIVMMGLGALNEAGIQGAIFQVISHGLIAALLFFLVGVLYERTGTTMLPKLGGLAKSMPIFSGFMLASGLASLGLPGMSGFISEFMVFLGLFKSQPLLAAIGVIGLVLTAVYVLRAVMLMTFGKNDSLIEAEKRDLRGWEFLPALVLLGLIITVGVYPNLLGGPLQGTIEAMMLALGGR; from the coding sequence ATGAATGTCTATTTGCTCTCGCTTTTAGTGTTTTCACCGCTGCTGGGCATAGTGATGGTTGCCCTTATGCCGAAAAAAGAGGAAAGGACGATTAAACAATTTGGCTTTTTCGGAACACTGCCTCCCCTTTTCCTCTCGTTCTTTCTATGCAGCCAATATTATTCGGGTGTGGCCCTATCCTTATTTGACATTAAGTTGAATTGGATCAGGTTTGGGAACTTGGAGATGTATGATCCCAAGCTCTTCACGGTTGACTTTGAGTTGGGGCTGGATGGATTAAGCCTCATCTTCATATTACTGACAACAATCATTTCATCACTGGCCGCAATCGCGTCCATTTATATAAAAAAAGATTGGAAAGGGTATTATTTGTTATTTTTGATCCTGGAGATCGGGATGCTCGGTGTCTTCACGGCAGAAAATTTGATCCTTTTTTTCATCTTTTTTGAAATGACATTGATTCCTGCTTTCTTTTTAATTGGTAGATGGGGCTTTCTGGAGAGGGAGAAAGCTTCTTATAGTTTTCTGATTTATAATGGCATTGGTTCGGCTGTTTTATTGGTGGCCATTTTGATTTTGTTTGCCAGGACAGGTACGACTAACATTGCGGCATTGACACAGATGATGACAATGGGCGGTGTTTCGCTTTTTGCACCCATATCCGGTTCGATGAAATATGGTTTATGTCTCGCCTTTCTCGTTGCATTTGCGATAAAGCTGCCCGTCTTTCCCCTTCACAGCTGGATGGTGCGGGTCCATGCAGAAGCACCTCCATCCATAGTCATGATACATGCGGGTGTCCTATTGAAAATAGGGGCATATGGAATCATCCGGTTTGGAATGGGGATATTTCCTGAACAATATAAAAGCTTGGCCTTTACCATTGTCCTGTTTGGGGTCCTCAGTTTTTTATATGGTGCATTTCTAGCGTTGGTACAAACGGATTTCAAGCTCGTTTTAGCTTACTCGTCAATCTCACATATGGGTATAGTCATGATGGGGCTGGGAGCCTTGAATGAAGCGGGCATTCAGGGAGCTATTTTTCAAGTCATCTCACACGGGCTAATTGCCGCTTTGTTGTTTTTCCTGGTGGGAGTGTTGTATGAGCGGACGGGAACCACGATGCTTCCTAAGCTTGGGGGATTGGCCAAGTCGATGCCGATTTTTTCAGGATTTATGTTAGCTAGCGGGCTGGCTTCACTCGGTTTGCCCGGCATGTCCGGCTTCATCAGTGAATTCATGGTATTTCTTGGCTTATTCAAAAGTCAGCCGTTGCTTGCGGCAATAGGTGTGATAGGGCTGGTATTAACCGCTGTTTATGTACTGAGGGCGGTCATGCTGATGACTTTTGGAAAAAATGATAGCTTGATAGAAGCAGAGAAACGGGACCTTAGGGGCTGGGAGTTTTTGCCGGCATTGGTTCTTCTCGGTTTGATAATAACTGTCGGGGTATACCCAAATTTGTTAGGCGGGCCTCTTCAAGGAACGATTGAAGCCATGATGCTAGCTCTAGGGGGGCGATGA
- a CDS encoding DUF1146 family protein: MFSAMGQQALTGIIAHLFFIAVTWWALQALHFDKMLRSNSVIKARVLYILLTVAIGSVVSNFFLDYLGFANQLPYMFSND; encoded by the coding sequence ATGTTTTCAGCAATGGGACAGCAGGCTTTAACAGGGATTATTGCACACTTGTTTTTCATCGCAGTTACCTGGTGGGCTTTACAGGCATTACATTTTGATAAAATGTTAAGATCCAATTCGGTCATCAAGGCCAGGGTTTTATATATTTTATTAACTGTTGCCATCGGTTCAGTTGTAAGTAATTTCTTCCTCGACTACCTGGGATTTGCAAACCAACTTCCGTATATGTTTAGTAATGACTGA
- a CDS encoding YwmB family TATA-box binding protein has product MFNLNKKMLTYIVFLGLTVILIGNSTIVAESKPDIVKMVGLLQKDEDLDIGDWSVLTREINKEITTKQEFESEVTALKRKYPQFQWHRKDDASGWKAEALTYNVDSGLTESIKIMTTEEKFDKVTYVIYEVEGKEWKEANAAFFTATFQNRVNDLFIGTPSIFSCIKGSINDNMDSVLNSKTEDLLDMFQAREIESVHETNFTSISAHSTLFKQPLTKEKLNLQFGLRTEGLGDRTNFVVGTPIITFEY; this is encoded by the coding sequence ATGTTTAATTTAAACAAAAAAATGTTAACATACATAGTATTTCTCGGTTTGACGGTGATTTTAATTGGGAATAGTACGATTGTGGCAGAAAGTAAACCAGATATAGTTAAAATGGTGGGACTGTTACAAAAAGATGAAGATTTGGACATAGGGGATTGGTCTGTACTCACTAGAGAAATAAATAAAGAGATTACAACTAAACAAGAGTTTGAAAGCGAAGTTACAGCTTTAAAACGAAAATACCCTCAATTTCAATGGCACCGGAAAGATGATGCTTCCGGCTGGAAGGCTGAGGCGTTAACTTACAATGTCGATTCAGGTCTGACCGAGTCTATCAAAATAATGACAACGGAAGAGAAATTTGATAAAGTTACCTATGTTATTTACGAAGTGGAGGGGAAAGAGTGGAAGGAAGCCAATGCGGCATTTTTTACTGCTACGTTCCAAAACAGGGTGAATGACCTATTTATAGGAACTCCTTCAATTTTTTCTTGTATTAAAGGGTCTATCAATGATAATATGGATTCGGTTTTAAACTCTAAAACTGAAGACCTGTTAGATATGTTCCAAGCAAGGGAAATTGAGAGTGTGCATGAAACAAACTTTACATCTATATCTGCGCATTCAACTTTGTTTAAACAACCATTGACAAAAGAAAAATTAAATTTGCAGTTTGGGCTACGGACAGAAGGATTGGGTGACCGAACGAACTTTGTAGTTGGCACACCAATCATAACGTTTGAATATTAA
- the nuoN gene encoding NADH-quinone oxidoreductase subunit NuoN codes for MDWNTMLSYDWGAMMPEFIILGTAMFLSILDLFWPKHFDRRKLAWLALTGIILACLSLISLLSFETVSILSDTFRLDSFAKAFKLLLLFGAALIILLAEGYEPQEGLREHRGEFYYLFLTALLGAMVMSSSGDLITLFVGLELLSLSSYILVGIRKHDRKSNEASMKYVINGGISTAITLFGMSYLYGVTGSVNLGEMSRTMAAMTDGQLQYIMGLAFFMVFVGVSFKIAAAPFHMWAPDVYEGAPTPVTAFLSVISKMAGFIIILRIFLSLFLTASGDTFGALDFLEKNNIYIASLAGLTIIIGNVVALRQQNLKRLFAYSSIAHAGYLLVAVATLGGGYFLLDTVWFYLMAYVLMNIGVFAVIQLLSSQSGSEDISILAGLGRKSPYLAMAFTVFILALAGIPGTTGFIGKLNIFLGTFITEPGHFVLAGIMIAGTIVSYVYYFGLLVQVFFRPIHSEKVIKIRPGLYAVLIICVIGTILFGVAPNIAFDFIHDQFGEFTDFISSK; via the coding sequence ATGGATTGGAACACGATGCTTTCTTATGATTGGGGAGCGATGATGCCGGAATTCATCATCCTTGGAACGGCCATGTTTCTTTCGATATTGGATCTATTCTGGCCGAAGCACTTTGATCGGAGAAAACTGGCATGGCTCGCGTTAACCGGAATCATTTTGGCATGTTTGTCACTAATTAGCCTGCTATCCTTTGAGACGGTCAGTATCTTATCCGATACGTTTCGTTTAGATTCATTTGCAAAAGCTTTTAAGCTGCTGCTTTTATTCGGAGCGGCCCTAATCATCCTTCTGGCTGAAGGATATGAACCGCAAGAGGGGCTGCGGGAGCACCGGGGGGAATTTTATTACCTGTTCCTGACCGCTTTGCTTGGAGCGATGGTCATGTCCTCAAGCGGTGATTTGATAACGCTGTTCGTTGGACTGGAACTTCTTTCACTTTCATCTTATATATTGGTCGGAATACGCAAGCATGATCGAAAGTCCAACGAAGCGTCCATGAAGTATGTGATAAACGGAGGCATTTCCACAGCGATCACTTTATTTGGAATGAGCTATTTATATGGAGTGACCGGTTCCGTCAATCTAGGCGAAATGAGCCGGACGATGGCTGCAATGACGGACGGCCAGCTGCAATACATTATGGGACTCGCTTTCTTCATGGTATTTGTCGGTGTATCCTTCAAGATAGCTGCCGCCCCATTTCATATGTGGGCGCCGGATGTCTATGAGGGGGCACCGACACCGGTCACAGCCTTCTTGAGTGTAATTTCGAAAATGGCGGGTTTCATCATCATCCTGCGCATTTTTCTCTCGTTATTCCTAACAGCTTCGGGTGATACGTTCGGAGCGCTCGACTTTTTGGAAAAGAATAATATCTATATAGCTTCATTGGCGGGGCTGACGATCATCATTGGAAATGTGGTTGCGTTAAGGCAGCAAAATTTAAAACGATTGTTCGCCTATTCAAGCATCGCCCATGCGGGTTACCTGCTTGTAGCAGTGGCAACATTGGGCGGGGGATATTTCTTGCTGGATACTGTTTGGTTTTATCTAATGGCTTATGTATTGATGAATATAGGTGTATTTGCAGTCATTCAGCTGCTCTCCAGTCAAAGTGGGTCAGAAGATATTAGCATTCTTGCAGGGCTGGGGAGGAAATCACCGTATCTTGCCATGGCATTCACCGTATTTATCCTGGCGCTTGCTGGAATTCCCGGGACGACAGGTTTCATTGGCAAACTCAATATTTTTCTAGGAACATTCATAACGGAGCCTGGACATTTTGTCCTTGCGGGAATCATGATTGCAGGAACCATTGTTTCCTATGTGTATTATTTCGGATTATTGGTGCAGGTCTTTTTCCGACCCATTCATTCGGAGAAGGTCATTAAAATTCGTCCGGGTCTTTACGCCGTGTTGATCATTTGCGTGATAGGCACCATTCTTTTCGGGGTGGCGCCAAATATTGCCTTTGATTTTATTCATGATCAATTTGGCGAATTTACAGACTTTATTTCGAGTAAATGA
- a CDS encoding M23 family metallopeptidase produces MREEEKKPTSTIRRILKQRWALSAIYIASAAIILAAAFLLQNSFDDSAKDGKEESAETGKNYGEPSVEVNSNLETIKMPVADADKTVIKKQFYDVNADEKAQEEALVFYNNRYEQNKGIDIAMEDGKTFDVKASLSGNVTKVQDDALLGNLVEVEHEDGVVTRYQSVKDIKVAVGDKVKQGQAIATAGKSQINEEAGVHVHFEIRKDNIALNPLDFVDKQASAIQSATEAEGSELEDSANKEETPAVEGSEADKEETPAVDETDESTDLESGTDEEGSVPGEDKTEDSDSLKDSLNQSN; encoded by the coding sequence ATGAGAGAGGAAGAAAAGAAACCAACTTCCACAATCCGACGTATACTAAAACAACGTTGGGCATTATCAGCAATCTATATCGCAAGTGCAGCCATAATCTTAGCCGCGGCCTTCTTATTACAAAATAGTTTTGACGATTCAGCTAAAGATGGTAAAGAGGAATCAGCTGAAACAGGAAAAAACTATGGTGAGCCTTCTGTAGAGGTTAATAGTAATCTTGAGACAATCAAGATGCCTGTAGCCGATGCGGACAAAACGGTTATCAAGAAACAGTTTTATGATGTGAATGCGGATGAAAAGGCACAAGAAGAAGCATTGGTATTCTACAACAATAGATATGAGCAAAACAAAGGTATAGACATTGCAATGGAAGATGGAAAGACTTTCGATGTAAAAGCTTCCTTAAGTGGAAATGTAACGAAAGTTCAAGACGATGCGTTACTTGGAAATTTAGTTGAAGTAGAGCATGAAGATGGAGTTGTTACCCGTTATCAATCTGTTAAAGACATTAAGGTTGCAGTCGGTGACAAAGTGAAACAAGGACAAGCAATTGCTACAGCTGGAAAAAGCCAAATCAATGAAGAGGCTGGCGTACATGTACACTTCGAAATCAGAAAAGATAACATTGCTTTAAACCCACTTGATTTTGTTGATAAACAAGCTTCTGCGATTCAATCGGCAACTGAAGCTGAAGGCAGCGAACTTGAAGATTCAGCTAATAAAGAAGAAACACCTGCAGTCGAAGGATCTGAAGCTGATAAAGAGGAAACACCTGCAGTTGACGAAACTGACGAGAGCACTGATTTAGAGAGTGGCACTGATGAGGAAGGCTCTGTCCCTGGTGAAGATAAAACTGAAGACAGCGATTCCTTAAAAGATTCGTTAAATCAATCTAATTAA
- the murA gene encoding UDP-N-acetylglucosamine 1-carboxyvinyltransferase: protein MEKIIVRGGKRLSGTVKVEGAKNAVLPVIAATLLASDGKSIIKDVPTLSDVYTINEVLRNLNADVAFHDNQVTVDASRELLEEAPFEYVRKMRASVLVMGSLLARNGRARVALPGGCAIGSRPIDQHLKGFEAMGAKVKVGNGFIDAEVEGRLKGARVYLDFPSVGATENIMMAATLAEGITILENVAKEPEIVDLANLLNKMGAKVRGAGTGTMRIEGVDKLYGTEHTIIPDRIEAGTFMTAAALTGGNVLVQGAVPEHLTSLIAKMEEMGVEILEEEDGLRVIGPKTLKAIDIKTMPHPGFPTDMQSQMMALLLRAEGTSMITETVFENRFMHVEEFRRMNANIKIEGRSVIVNGPTNIQGAEVAATDLRAAAALILTGLVADGITRVTELKHLDRGYVNFHGKLASLGADVERINEDVPAETKKIADLNA, encoded by the coding sequence TTGGAAAAAATCATCGTCCGCGGCGGAAAAAGGCTTAGCGGGACAGTTAAAGTAGAAGGTGCTAAAAACGCCGTTTTGCCAGTTATCGCTGCAACATTATTAGCAAGTGATGGGAAAAGTATCATTAAAGATGTTCCTACGCTCTCCGATGTATATACAATCAATGAAGTATTGCGCAACTTAAATGCAGATGTTGCCTTTCATGACAATCAAGTAACTGTAGATGCATCAAGAGAGTTATTAGAAGAAGCACCATTTGAATATGTACGTAAAATGAGAGCTTCCGTTTTAGTGATGGGCTCATTACTAGCAAGGAATGGCCGGGCCCGCGTTGCTCTTCCTGGTGGCTGTGCCATCGGATCACGTCCTATCGACCAGCATTTAAAGGGTTTTGAAGCGATGGGAGCAAAAGTGAAGGTCGGCAATGGTTTCATTGATGCCGAGGTAGAAGGCAGACTTAAGGGTGCAAGAGTGTATCTTGACTTCCCGAGTGTGGGTGCCACTGAAAACATCATGATGGCAGCAACACTTGCTGAAGGTATAACTATTCTTGAAAATGTGGCCAAAGAGCCTGAAATTGTAGATCTTGCGAATCTCCTTAATAAAATGGGTGCCAAAGTCAGAGGTGCCGGTACTGGTACGATGAGAATCGAAGGTGTCGATAAATTATATGGCACTGAACATACGATTATACCTGACCGTATCGAAGCTGGTACATTCATGACTGCGGCCGCTCTTACTGGCGGCAATGTTCTTGTTCAAGGAGCTGTACCTGAACACCTTACTTCCCTTATAGCTAAAATGGAGGAAATGGGCGTTGAAATTCTTGAAGAAGAAGATGGATTACGCGTTATCGGTCCAAAAACCTTGAAGGCCATTGATATCAAAACAATGCCGCATCCTGGTTTCCCGACTGATATGCAATCGCAAATGATGGCATTATTACTGCGTGCTGAAGGAACAAGTATGATTACGGAGACCGTTTTCGAAAACCGTTTTATGCATGTTGAGGAATTCCGTCGCATGAATGCCAATATTAAAATAGAAGGTCGTTCCGTTATCGTTAATGGACCAACTAACATTCAAGGTGCTGAAGTAGCTGCAACAGATTTACGTGCCGCAGCAGCGCTCATCCTGACTGGATTGGTTGCAGATGGCATTACACGTGTTACAGAACTGAAGCATCTTGACAGAGGGTACGTGAATTTCCATGGTAAATTGGCATCCCTAGGTGCAGATGTGGAACGTATTAACGAAGATGTACCTGCTGAAACAAAAAAAATTGCAGATTTAAACGCATAA
- a CDS encoding VanZ family protein: MKKAFKLVLTLLPFLYMIAIWIMSSNPDDMILDLPSSSIDRFIKEALHLVEFALLYILLVSALAANQKLKPGLSLLAALVACLYGVIDEYHQSFVPYRSSTLIDVIKDIIGVAAVYFHVQYHYFKRERGFLTIIEKLSAKK; this comes from the coding sequence ATGAAAAAAGCTTTTAAACTTGTGTTAACGTTATTGCCCTTTCTATATATGATTGCCATTTGGATAATGTCGAGCAACCCCGATGATATGATTCTTGATCTTCCCTCATCCTCAATTGACCGATTTATCAAAGAGGCACTTCATCTGGTCGAATTTGCCCTTTTGTATATATTATTAGTTTCCGCCCTTGCTGCAAACCAAAAACTGAAGCCTGGTTTAAGCCTGTTGGCGGCACTTGTGGCTTGCCTTTACGGAGTTATTGATGAATACCACCAATCTTTCGTCCCATACCGCTCCTCTACCTTAATAGACGTCATTAAAGATATCATAGGAGTAGCAGCAGTCTATTTTCATGTCCAATATCATTATTTCAAGCGTGAACGGGGCTTTTTGACCATTATAGAAAAATTAAGCGCAAAAAAATGA
- the spoIID gene encoding stage II sporulation protein D gives MKAIKPMIVLFIAVAFVIIMIPAVLVLPFSNDKTSGQLTEQLEKKVKNEGKEVAANEMSSVEVAVYRTSAKKIEKLPIESYLTGVVAAEMPADFEEEALKAQALTARTYIVNQLISESRLGLPDGADVSDTVMHQVYKNNDELKKQWGSDYKSKMQKINKAIKETAGQILTYEGKPITATFFSTSNGYTENSEDYWQADYPYLKSVSSPWDKEESPKFYNKVVVDTADFEKKLGVSLSSGTSIGTVIERTSGNRVGVVEIAGKKMTGKQIREKLGLTSSDFDWERQGNQIVITTKGSGHGVGMSQYGANGMAREGKTYEDIVKYYYKGVKVQSSNKWLNTMTAKK, from the coding sequence TTGAAAGCAATCAAACCGATGATCGTACTATTCATAGCAGTAGCATTCGTAATTATCATGATTCCGGCAGTGCTTGTGCTTCCATTTTCAAATGATAAGACAAGTGGGCAGTTGACCGAACAATTAGAAAAGAAAGTGAAGAATGAGGGTAAAGAGGTAGCAGCAAATGAAATGAGTTCCGTAGAAGTTGCCGTTTACCGAACATCTGCAAAAAAGATTGAAAAACTGCCGATTGAATCGTACTTGACTGGTGTGGTTGCAGCTGAAATGCCAGCGGATTTTGAAGAAGAAGCGCTGAAGGCTCAAGCATTGACAGCGAGAACTTACATTGTCAATCAGCTTATAAGTGAAAGTCGATTGGGCTTGCCGGATGGTGCCGATGTAAGCGATACGGTCATGCACCAAGTTTATAAGAATAATGATGAGCTGAAAAAACAGTGGGGCTCTGATTATAAATCGAAGATGCAAAAAATTAACAAGGCTATAAAAGAAACTGCGGGTCAAATTTTAACCTATGAAGGAAAACCGATTACTGCCACTTTTTTTTCGACCAGTAATGGCTACACGGAGAATTCCGAGGACTATTGGCAAGCTGATTATCCCTATTTAAAAAGTGTATCCAGTCCGTGGGATAAAGAAGAATCACCAAAATTTTATAATAAAGTTGTAGTGGATACTGCCGATTTTGAAAAAAAACTGGGTGTAAGTCTTTCTTCGGGAACATCAATAGGGACTGTCATTGAAAGAACATCAGGTAATCGCGTAGGTGTAGTGGAAATCGCAGGAAAGAAAATGACAGGAAAACAGATTCGTGAGAAGCTCGGGCTGACATCATCCGATTTTGACTGGGAGCGTCAGGGCAACCAGATTGTCATCACGACAAAAGGATCCGGACACGGAGTTGGAATGAGCCAATACGGTGCTAATGGCATGGCCAGGGAAGGTAAAACCTATGAAGACATCGTGAAATATTATTATAAAGGAGTCAAAGTTCAGTCTTCAAATAAGTGGCTGAATACGATGACAGCAAAAAAATGA
- a CDS encoding rod shape-determining protein, translated as MFARDIGIDLGTANVLIHVKGKGIVLNEPSVVAIDKNTNRVLAVGEEARKMVGRTPGNIIAIRPLKDGVIADFDVTESMLKHFINTLNVKGFLSKPRILICCPTNITSVEQKAIKEAAEKSGGKKVFLEEEPKVAAIGAGMDIFQPSGNMVVDIGGGTTDIAVLSMGDIVTSSSIKMAGDKFDNEILNYIKRKYKLLIGERTAENIKIQVATVFPGSRNEVIDIRGRDMVSGLPRTISVNSEEIEEALREQVSIIVQAAKSVLERTPPELSADIIDRGVILTGGGALLHGIDLLLAEELKVPVLVAEQPMDCVAIGTGIMLDNMDKLPRHKFN; from the coding sequence ATGTTTGCTAGAGATATTGGGATAGATCTTGGAACAGCCAATGTTCTTATACATGTCAAAGGTAAAGGAATTGTGTTAAATGAGCCTTCGGTAGTTGCGATTGATAAGAATACGAACCGTGTTCTTGCCGTCGGGGAAGAAGCTCGTAAAATGGTAGGCCGTACTCCAGGAAACATCATCGCAATCCGTCCTTTAAAAGACGGTGTCATTGCGGATTTTGATGTAACAGAATCGATGCTTAAGCATTTTATCAATACATTGAATGTGAAAGGCTTCCTTTCAAAGCCTAGAATTTTAATCTGCTGCCCGACCAACATAACAAGTGTCGAACAAAAAGCGATTAAAGAAGCTGCTGAAAAAAGCGGCGGGAAAAAAGTATTCCTTGAAGAAGAACCAAAAGTGGCTGCTATCGGTGCCGGTATGGATATTTTTCAACCAAGCGGCAATATGGTCGTAGACATTGGCGGGGGTACAACGGATATTGCCGTTCTTTCAATGGGGGATATCGTTACATCTTCTTCTATCAAAATGGCCGGTGACAAATTCGATAATGAAATTTTAAATTATATCAAGCGGAAGTACAAGCTCCTTATTGGTGAGCGCACAGCGGAAAACATTAAAATCCAGGTTGCAACCGTCTTCCCTGGATCTCGTAATGAAGTCATCGATATCCGTGGGCGCGATATGGTATCGGGATTGCCTAGAACCATTTCGGTCAACTCGGAAGAAATTGAGGAGGCTCTTCGCGAGCAGGTTTCCATCATTGTACAAGCTGCAAAAAGCGTGCTTGAGCGGACACCGCCAGAACTTTCTGCTGATATCATCGACCGCGGCGTCATTTTAACAGGCGGAGGAGCATTACTTCACGGGATTGATTTACTCCTTGCTGAAGAACTTAAGGTCCCAGTACTTGTTGCCGAGCAGCCAATGGATTGTGTAGCAATCGGAACCGGTATCATGCTTGATAATATGGATAAATTGCCACGGCACAAATTCAACTAA